In a genomic window of Wyeomyia smithii strain HCP4-BCI-WySm-NY-G18 chromosome 1, ASM2978416v1, whole genome shotgun sequence:
- the LOC129728123 gene encoding serine/arginine repetitive matrix protein 1: MGKSKKKYDSSSSSSSSEVSDSSDSTSSEDVEIKRRNKKKKSSGSGGGGGGSSSRKHKKTSGKSQHASSGTELDSASEQSSDEETKAAVAAAAAKKKHKKHKKQKKAKKHKKHKSRAASEDEKHRTDLHDEEEDEVEEIIEEVVPDRRHRTKSSDHHHRKERDYGSSRDTGGDRRASSPADRDRSRGHDRSGTSQNAKLHSSSKWDSPADGGDYRRKRSHSPRESGGGNFRHGRGGTYEDYRKAPRSPPPRDSPVRNEYDRGGRSQTQGRTLGRGGGGGRYDDRHSSPPPAAPQQERRWGGGDRYDDDRHGNRRDDFRKPSPRRRFGEEEPPRFEGGRRGGSHHYQTSHAPRYDDYSGRDRNPRDRMPRGNRDDYEDRGGPPQRRRNSPMGAPPPRGGRDRSPMQQDFRGDYGGNAGRGGGGEGYRDRYDGPSPQSDRGRFQRRGSFNRGGRGGGDRGGRRGGYGGSDRNFGSDREMDNRKMGWATRKSQPPSPRGSPSRSRSRDRDDMDRNGGARGSRGGRGSSPPPVKIERRTGPSSRSRSRSPIGERRSAPAPLPQRQRKFPRKDEKDDGDDYEWGGKRKQPVKREPGFQRGSSEESGSEKKPPPEEKEKPNFALSGKLTEEANKVNGVVIKYAEPPESRKPKRRWRLYPFKGEQALPTLYIHRQSCYLIGRDRKVCDLPIDHPSCSKQHAALQYRLVPYDREDGTTGKRVRPYIIDLESANGTFVNNKKIETKKFVELLEKDVLKFGFSSREYVLLHENSKEDEEDDDVIDDKGGSAGTGGATSNGNARGKREPSE; this comes from the exons ATGGGCAAATCGAAGAAAAAGTACGACAGTAGCAGCAGCTCCAGCTCTTCCGAGGTCTCAGACTCGAGCGACAGTACCAGCTCGGAGGATGTGGAAATCAAGcgacgaaacaagaagaagaagagcaGTGGTagcggtggtggtggtggtggcagTAGCAGTCGCAAGCATAAGAAGACATCCGGAAAGTCTCAACATGCTAGCTCCGGAACGGAGCTAGACTCCGCCAGTGAGCAATCTAGTGACGAGGAAACCAAGGCCGCAGTGGCGGCAGCTGCCGCCAAGAAAAAGCACAAGAAACATAAGAAGCAGAAGAAGGCGAAAAAGCACAAGAAACATAAGTCCCGAGCCGCGTCGGAAGATGAAAAACACCGAACGGATTTACACGACGAGGAAGAGGATGAAGTAGAAGAGATTATCGAAGAAGTGGTGCCGGATCGAAGGCATCGGACGAAGTCGTCCGATCATCATCATCGTAAGGAGCGAGATTACGGATCCTCGCGTGATACCGGCGGTGATCGGCGCGCATCTTCTCCCGCGGATCGAGATCGTAGTCGCGGTCATGACCGTTCGGGCACAAGCCAGAACGCCAAACTTCATTCATCTTCAAAATGGGACAGCCCAGCGGACGGGGGAGATTATCGCCGCAAGCGGTCACATTCCCCACGCGAATCGGGCGGTGGTAATTTTAGACATGGACGAGGAGGAACCTACGAAGATTATCGTAAAGCTCCAAGGTCACCGCCACCGCGTGATTCACCGGTGCGAAATGAGTACGATCGGGGTGGTAGATCTCAAACGCAGGGACGAACCCTTGGACGAGGTGGAGGTGGTGGCCGGTATGATGATCGTCATTCTTCACCGCCGCCGGCTGCTCCCCAGCAGGAGCGTCGCTGGGGTGGTGGCGATAGATACGATGATGATCGGCATGGTAATCGGCGGGATGATTTTAGAAAGCCCTCACCGCGACGACGATTTGGCGAGGAAGAACCGCCCAGGTTTGAGGGTGGTCGCCGGGGCGGATCCCATCATTATCAAACATCACATGCGCCTCGCTATGATGATTATTCCGG ACGTGATCGAAATCCTCGTGATCGGATGCCGAGAGGTAATCGTGATGATTATGAAGATCGGGGCGGTCCTCCGCAAAGACGTCGAAATTCTCCGATGGGTGCACCGCCACCGCGCGGTGGTCGCGACCGTAGTCCAATGCAGCAAGACTTCCGTGGTGACTACGGTGGTAATGCCGGTCGTGGTGGTGGTGGAGAAGGCTACCGGGATCGGTACGACGGTCCTTCGCCGCAATCGGATCGTGGTCGCTTTCAGCGCCGTGGCTCTTTCAACCGTGGTGGTCGTGGTGGCGGTGATCGCGGTGGACGTCGCGGCGGTTATGGTGGTTCGGATCGAAATTTTGGATCGGATCGCGAAATGGACAACCGCAAGATGGGCTGGGCAACTCGCAAATCGCAGCCTCCGTCACCTAGGGGATCCCCATCTCGCTCGAGATCACGTGATCGGGACGACATGGACCGCAATGGGGGAGCTCGTGGCAGTCGGGGCGGCCGTGGCAGCAGTCCACCGCCAGTGAAGATTGAACGTCGGACTGGACCTTCGTCGCGTAGTCGCAGTCGCAGTCCGATCGGGGAGCGAAGATCCGCTCCCGCTCCGCTTCCCCAGCGACAGCGAAAATTCCCTCGCAAGGACGAAAAAGACGACGGTGATGATTACGAGTGGGGAGGTAAACGGAAACAGCCAGTCAAGCGGGAACCGG GTTTCCAACGCGGTAGTAGTGAAGAGTCCGGTTCCGAGAAGAAACCTCCCCCGGAGGAGAAAGAAAAACCAAACTTTGCGCTGTCCGGTAAGCTGACGGAGGAAGCAAACAAAGTGAACGGCGTGGTTATAAAATATGCCGAACCGCCGGAATCCCGTAAACCCAAGCGCCGTTGGCGGTTGTATCCCTTCAAGGGGGAACAGGCCCTGCCAACGTTGTACATTCACCGGCAGAGCTGCTACCTGATTGGTCGTGATCGGAAAGTGTGTGACTTACCCATCGATCACCCGTCCTGCTCGAAACAGCATGCTGCTCTTCAGTACCGGCTGGTACCGTACGACCGAGAGGACGGAACTACGGGCAAACGCGTCCGGCCATATATTATTGATCTGGAGTCAGCCAACGGTACGTTTGTCAACAATAAAAAGATCGAGACGAAGAAGTTTGTCGAACTGCTGGAGAAGGACGTACTCAAGTTTGGGTTCAGTTCCCGCGAGTACGTGCTGCTGCATGAGAACAGCAAAGAGGACGAAGAGGATGACGACGTTATTGATGACAAAGGTGGTAGCGCCGGCACCGGCGGGGCCACCAGCAATGGGAATGCGCGTGGCAAGCGCGAACCGAGCGAGTGA